The genomic segment TTTCTATGGAAGTTCCAATCATCGGGGAGTTTGCGGATTTTATATATGCGAACGGGTAGGATTGTTTTGTAATCACAAAGCAGCTGAAAATTAATTTTCAGAAAAACATTTGTTATTTATCCTGTATCTCAAACTTGGCGCTTTTGAGCAGTTGAATGCTGTTATAGTCACGCTTATCGGAAAATCCGAATTCCCAAAGAGAATATTCGTTTTTTCTTTTGGCGAAAAAAAGCACGTTTACTTTCTTTTTGGTATAAGTTTGCCACTGGCGAAACGGATAATACAATTGCCTGATTATCGTATTATTTGCCTCGGCGTTTTTGGCTTCTATCAAAACAACTTGATTTTTGCCTTCATAGCCTGCATCTACTTCTGTTTGTACGCTTTCTGCCGTAATAAGTTGTCTGTATTTCCCTGCGTAAAATTCAAACTTAGGTGTGTATTTTCTGCCGCGAATAGTTAAAACCAAACTCTCATCTTCCAAGAAACTGCGTATCAGACTTGAAGCATAAGCAAAATCCAAATGTTGCATTTCAGAGTTTCCGATTTGCGAAGTTTCCAATTGAAAATCAAGTTTAGACTTGTAAATTTTCGTCGGTGTATCAATTTCGGGAATATCTACATATCCTTCGCCT from the Rhodoflexus caldus genome contains:
- a CDS encoding type II restriction enzyme encodes the protein MNHKPWQSIFDAYRILQHDFSKSLFILTAEQIKKATAHFTTTTEREVRVLCKQDTKESRPQVFTDNNLFILPVKNGVYAILQGEGYVDIPEIDTPTKIYKSKLDFQLETSQIGNSEMQHLDFAYASSLIRSFLEDESLVLTIRGRKYTPKFEFYAGKYRQLITAESVQTEVDAGYEGKNQVVLIEAKNAEANNTIIRQLYYPFRQWQTYTKKKVNVLFFAKRKNEYSLWEFGFSDKRDYNSIQLLKSAKFEIQDK